In the Alistipes provencensis genome, CAACGTCGGCGTGCAGATCCACCACATCGACCCCGTGAACAAAGGCGAGGTCGTATGGACGGTCAACGTGCAGGATCTGGCCATCATCGGCCGCCTGTTCAACGAGGGCCGTGTCGACATGACGAAGATCATCGCCGTGGCCGGTTCGGAGATCGAGAAACCGCACTACATCCGCATGGTGGGCGGCGCGAAGGTCGACTCCGTGGTCAAAGGCAACGTGAAGAAGCAAAAGGAGGGCGACAGCATCCGCTTCATCTCGGGCAACGTACTCACGGGCACCAAGACCGCGCTGGACGGCTTCATGGGCTTCTACGCCAATCAACTGACTGCGATTCCCGAGGGCGACAAGTACGAACTGCTGGGCTGGGCGCTGCCCCGCTTCAACAAGTTCTCCGTATCGCGCGCCTATTTCTCGTGGATCTGCCCCAAGAAGGCTTACGACCTCGATACCAACCTCAACGGCGGCGAGCGTCCGTTCGTCGTGACGGGGCTGTACGAGCGTTACCTGCCGATGGACATCTATCCGATGTACCTGCTGAAGGCGTGCCTCGCGGGCGACATCGACAAGATGGAGAACCTCGGCATCTACGAGGTCACGGAGGAGGATTTCGCCCTGTGCGAGTTCGTCGATCCCTCGAAGATCGAGATTCAGCAGATCATCCGCGACGGTATTAACTTAATGATCAGGGAGGCTTAAAGATGGGACTTCGTAAATTCATGGACAATATCAAGCCCACGTTCTCGAAAGGCGGGAAGCTGGGCTTTCTGGAGTCGACGTTCGATGCGTTCGAAACGTTCCTCTTCGTACCCAACACCACGACCCGGAAGGGTGCGCACATCCGCGACTGCAACGACATGAAACGTACGATGATCATGGTCGTCGTAGCGCTGATGCCGGCGTTCTTCTTCGGCTGCTACAACACGGGCATTCAGGTCGGACTCGAAGGCTTTCAGGCCTTCTTCTACGGACTGGTCCGCGTGCTGCCGATGGTCTGCGTCTCGTATATCGTGGGTCTGGGCATCGAATTCGGGTTCGCGCAGGCGCGCGGCCACGAGGTCAACGAGGGTTTCCTCGTCTCGGGTCTGCTGATCCCGATGATCATGCCGGTGTCGACCCCGCTCTGGATGGTCGGACTGGCGACGGCTTTCGCCGTGGTCTTCGGCAAGGAGGTCTTCGGCGGTACGGGTATGAACGTCTTCAACCCCGCGCTGCTGGCCCGTGCCTTCGCATTTTTCGCCTACACCCCCTCGATGTCGGGTGAGACGGTCTGGTATTCCGACTGGACGATGATGGGCGCGCATGTCGACGGCATCACCGGCGCCACGGCCCTCGAGCAGCTCTCGACGACCAACGCAATGGCTTACTCGCCGTTGGACGCCTTTCTGGGATTCATCCCCGGATCGTTCGCCGAAACCTCGACGCTGGCCATCCTGATCGGCGCCGCCATCCTGCTGTTCACGGGCATCGCCTCGTGGCGCACGATGGTCTCGGTGTTCGTCGGCGGACTGGCCATGGGCTATCTGTTCCAAGCGCTCGGCGTGACGACCTATCCCGCGTGGTGGCATCTGATCGTCGGCGGCTTCGCCTTCGGCGCGGTCTTCATGGCCACGGACCCCGTGACCTCGGCGCAGACCGACAAGGGCAAGTACATCGTAGGCTTCATGACCGGTGCGCTGGCCGTGCTGATCCGCGTGGTGAACCCGGCCTATCCCGAGGGCATGATGCTTTCGATCCTCTTTATGAATGCGCTGGCGCCGCTGGTCGACTACTATGTGGTCGAGGCCAACATCGCCCGCCGCAAGAAACGTGTCAAACTCGCAAAATAGGGGAGATAAGTTATGGCAACGAAAAAATTCAAATGCAATGTCTGCGGCTACATCCACGAAGGTGACGCCGCACCCGCCAACTGCCCTGTCTGCGGAGTTCCCGCATCGGAATTCACCGAGCTGAAACAGGAGAAGAAGGGCATGTTCAGCGACAAGAACGGCAACGCCTATATTATAATGTACTCGACGGTGATGGTCGTCATCGTGGCCGTGCTGCTGGCCGTGGCGGCCCTCGCCCTCAAACCCCGTCAGGACGCCAACGACCTGAACGAGAAAAAGCAGAATATCCTCGCATCGCTCTCGGCGCAGGACCAGTCCTACGACGAGTATATCGACGCCTATGTCGTGGACAAGGAGGGCAGGCGGATCGAAGGCGAGGATGTCTTCGCGCTGCTCAACGACCTGCCGGGCACGTTCGAGGCGGGCAAATTCCCGATCTTCGAGGCCAAGGACGGCCGTGTGGTCATCCCCGTCACGGGCATGGGCCTCTGGGGTCCGGTCTGGGGCTATGTGGCCCTCGAGAAGGACATGGACACCGTGTCCGGCATCATCATGGCCCACAAGGGCGAGACCCCGGGTCTCGGCGCCGAGATCGCCACACCGAAGTATCAGGCCAATTTCGTCGGCAAGACGATCTTCGAGGGCGACAAATTCGTCTCGGTGACGCTCCGCAAGGGCGGCGCCAAGGACCCCGCGCACGAGGTGGACGCCATCTCGGGCGGTACGAAGACCTCCGACGGCGTGACGGCCATGCTCTACAACAGTCTGGAGAACTACCTGCCCCTGCTGGAGGCCAAGCGTGCCGCTGCGACTACCGCCCCTGCGGCAAAAGTGTCTAACGAAGAAAATGTAGAAAACAATGAGTAAGATGGAAAAAGAGCCTTTGTTTTCGGCTAAGAACCTGAAATTCCTGACGGGCCCGTTTTCGGCGAACAACCCGGTCATCGTGCAGATCCTCGGTATCTGCTCGGCGCTGGCCGTCACCGTACAGCTCAAGCCCGCCATCGTTATGGCACTCTCCGTGACGGTCGTCACGGGATTTGCAAACCTCGTGATGTCGCTGCTGCGCAACGGCGTTCCCTCGCGCATCCGCATCATCGTCCAGCTCGTCGTCATCGCCGCGCTGGTGATCCTCGTCGACCAAGTGCTCAAGGCATTCGTTTACGAAGTCTCGAAGCAGTTGTCGGTCTATGTCGGACTTATCATCACCAACTGTATCGTCATGGGCCGCGTCGAGGCCTTCGCACTGGCCAACAAGCCTTGGGCATCGTTCCTCGACGGTCTGGGCAACGGTCTGGGCTACGGCCTGATTCTGGTGATCGTGGCCTTCTTCCGCGAGTTGTTCGGCTCGGGCAGCCTGATGGGTTTCCGCATCATCCCCGAAAGCTGGTACATGGCCGAGGGCGGTTTCTATTCGAACTGCGGACTGATGCTCTTCCCGCCGATGGCGCTGATCATCGTGGGCTGCATCATCTGGGTGCACCGTTCGCGCAACAAGGACTTACAGGAAAAATAGGAGGATAACGTATGGAATCATTGAATATCTTTATCCGGTCGATCTTTATCGACAACATGGTCTTCGCCTTCTTCTTCGGCATGTGTTCCTACATCGCCGTGTCGAAGAGCGTGAAGACGGCCCTCGGCCTCGGCGCCGCCGTTACGTTCGTGATGGTGATGACCGTGCCGCTGAACTACCTCTTGTATGAATTCGTGCTGAAGGCCGGCGCGCTCTCGTGGGCCGGACTACCCGACGTAGACCTGAACTTCCTGTCGTTCATCGTCTTTATCGCCACCATCGCGGCTTTCGTGCAACTGGTGGAGATGGCCGTCGAGAAATTCTCCCCGACGCTTTACAGCCAGTTGGGTATCTTCCTGCCGCTGATCGCCGTGAACTGCGCCATCATGGGCGGCTCGCTCTTCATGCAGCAGAAGGTCGACGCCGCCGAGATTTCGTCGCTCTGGCAGTCGATCGTCTACGGTCTGGGCTCGGGTCTGGGCTGGTGGCTGGCGATCGTGATGATGGCCGCCATCCGCGAGAAGACGACCTATTCGCACATCCCCGCGGCGCTCAAAGGCCCCGGCATTGCTTTCATCATCACCGGTCTGATGGGTATCGCCTTCATGATCTTCTCGGGCATCCAGTTCTAACCTTTAAAAAGAGATTCTGAAAAAATGACTACAACGATTTTAATAGCGATCGCCGCATTTCTGGTAATCACGCTCGTGCTGGTCGCACTGCTTCTCTATGCGAAGGCCAAGCTGGTATCGTCGGGCGACGTGACGATCGACATCAACAACGGCGAGAAGGTCATCAAGACCGAGAGCGGCTCGACGCTGCTCGCTACGCTGGCCAATAACAAGGTGTTCCTGCCTTCGGCCTGCGGCGGCGGCGGTTCGTGCGGCATGTGCAAATGTCAGGTGCTCGAAGGCGGCGGCGACATCCTGCCCACCGAAACGGGATTCATCACGCGCAAGATGGCCAAGGAGCACTGGCGTCTGGGCTGTCAGGTGAAGGTGAAGGAGAACATGAAGATCCACGTCGAAGAGGCCGTTCTGGGCGTCAAGAAATGGGAATGCACCGTGGTCTCGAACCGCAATATCTCGACTTTCCTCAAGGAGTTCGTCGTGAAGCTGCCCGAGGGCGAGAACCTCAAGTTCCGCAGCGGCGGCTACATCCAGATCGACATTCCGAAGTACGACGCCATCAAGTTCTCGGACATGGACGTGGACGAGAAGTACCGCGCCGACTGGGACAAGTTCAAGATGTGGGATCTCGTCGCCACCAACCCCGAACCGACGTTCCGTGCCTACTCGATGGCCAACCACCCGGCCGAGGGCAACATCATCATGCTCAACATCCGTATCGCCACGCCTCCGTTCGACAAGGCCACGGGCGGCTTCATGAAGGTCAACCCGGGTATCTGCTCGTCGTATGTCTTCTCGCGCAAGCCGGGCGACAAGATTACGATTTCGGGTCCTTACGGCGAGTTCTTCCTGCCGGACAACCTGCCCGACACGCAGGAGCTGATCTTCATCGGCGGCGGTGCGGGCATGGCCCCGATGCGCAGCCACCTGATGCACCTGTTCAAGACCGAGAAGACCGCCAAACCGGTGTCGTTCTGGTACGGTGCGCGTGCGCTGAAGGAGGTTCCCTACCTCGACGAGTTCCACCAGATCGAGAAGGATTTCCCCAACTTCAAGTTCAATCTGGCGCTCGACCGTCCCGATCCCGAGGCGGACGCCGCCGGGGTGAAATACACGCCGGGCTTCGTGCACAACGTGCTCTACGAGAACTACCTCAAGAACCATCAGGCTCCCGAGGACTGCATCTACCTCATGTGCGGACCTCCGATGATGATCGCCTCGGTGGTCAAGATGCTCGACGACCTCGGCGTGCCGCCGGAGAATATTCTCTACGACAACTTCGGTTCGTAGCGGATGTAATGATCCGCAAAACGCCGAAGGCGTATAAATGAAGGGGAGGAAAGTTTCCAAATAAATTTGGACTTTCCTCCCCTTCGTTTATTGTTATTGTTTCCGCAGGGATTGCGGATCATTGCTCCAAGTAATGTAGCTGATCAGAACGGGTTATTGGGTTCTGCAAAGTCGTAGAACGTACCGTAATCGCCCCGCCGCGGAGCTCCGGGCATGTCGGGGCGGAAATCGGGGCATTCTTCGACCCGTGCTTTCAGCCTGCGGTAGATCTCCTTCACCTCGTCGCTGCACACTGCAATATCAATCGGATGCTCTTCCATAAAGTCCTCTTTGGTATTGTAGAAGCGGCCGTCC is a window encoding:
- the nqrB gene encoding NADH:ubiquinone reductase (Na(+)-transporting) subunit B encodes the protein MDNIKPTFSKGGKLGFLESTFDAFETFLFVPNTTTRKGAHIRDCNDMKRTMIMVVVALMPAFFFGCYNTGIQVGLEGFQAFFYGLVRVLPMVCVSYIVGLGIEFGFAQARGHEVNEGFLVSGLLIPMIMPVSTPLWMVGLATAFAVVFGKEVFGGTGMNVFNPALLARAFAFFAYTPSMSGETVWYSDWTMMGAHVDGITGATALEQLSTTNAMAYSPLDAFLGFIPGSFAETSTLAILIGAAILLFTGIASWRTMVSVFVGGLAMGYLFQALGVTTYPAWWHLIVGGFAFGAVFMATDPVTSAQTDKGKYIVGFMTGALAVLIRVVNPAYPEGMMLSILFMNALAPLVDYYVVEANIARRKKRVKLAK
- a CDS encoding NADH:ubiquinone reductase (Na(+)-transporting) subunit D, producing MEKEPLFSAKNLKFLTGPFSANNPVIVQILGICSALAVTVQLKPAIVMALSVTVVTGFANLVMSLLRNGVPSRIRIIVQLVVIAALVILVDQVLKAFVYEVSKQLSVYVGLIITNCIVMGRVEAFALANKPWASFLDGLGNGLGYGLILVIVAFFRELFGSGSLMGFRIIPESWYMAEGGFYSNCGLMLFPPMALIIVGCIIWVHRSRNKDLQEK
- the nqrF gene encoding NADH:ubiquinone reductase (Na(+)-transporting) subunit F, which produces MTTTILIAIAAFLVITLVLVALLLYAKAKLVSSGDVTIDINNGEKVIKTESGSTLLATLANNKVFLPSACGGGGSCGMCKCQVLEGGGDILPTETGFITRKMAKEHWRLGCQVKVKENMKIHVEEAVLGVKKWECTVVSNRNISTFLKEFVVKLPEGENLKFRSGGYIQIDIPKYDAIKFSDMDVDEKYRADWDKFKMWDLVATNPEPTFRAYSMANHPAEGNIIMLNIRIATPPFDKATGGFMKVNPGICSSYVFSRKPGDKITISGPYGEFFLPDNLPDTQELIFIGGGAGMAPMRSHLMHLFKTEKTAKPVSFWYGARALKEVPYLDEFHQIEKDFPNFKFNLALDRPDPEADAAGVKYTPGFVHNVLYENYLKNHQAPEDCIYLMCGPPMMIASVVKMLDDLGVPPENILYDNFGS
- the nqrE gene encoding NADH:ubiquinone reductase (Na(+)-transporting) subunit E, yielding MESLNIFIRSIFIDNMVFAFFFGMCSYIAVSKSVKTALGLGAAVTFVMVMTVPLNYLLYEFVLKAGALSWAGLPDVDLNFLSFIVFIATIAAFVQLVEMAVEKFSPTLYSQLGIFLPLIAVNCAIMGGSLFMQQKVDAAEISSLWQSIVYGLGSGLGWWLAIVMMAAIREKTTYSHIPAALKGPGIAFIITGLMGIAFMIFSGIQF
- a CDS encoding Na(+)-translocating NADH-quinone reductase subunit A, whose protein sequence is MSKIITLRKGLDINLVGKPQESLADAPQASEYALSPLDFEGVTPKLLVKVGDRVKAGTPLFFNKANERILFTSPVSGTVAAVNRGEKRKILNVTVTPDATQEYEEFPKPDLGSASRGQIVELLLRSGLWPMIVQRPYGIIADPNDTPKAVFVSAFDSAPLAPDYNFVLKAEQKNLQTGIEVMRKLTAGKVHLSVRAKAEGQMPSLRGAELHTFAGKHPVGNVGVQIHHIDPVNKGEVVWTVNVQDLAIIGRLFNEGRVDMTKIIAVAGSEIEKPHYIRMVGGAKVDSVVKGNVKKQKEGDSIRFISGNVLTGTKTALDGFMGFYANQLTAIPEGDKYELLGWALPRFNKFSVSRAYFSWICPKKAYDLDTNLNGGERPFVVTGLYERYLPMDIYPMYLLKACLAGDIDKMENLGIYEVTEEDFALCEFVDPSKIEIQQIIRDGINLMIREA
- the nqrC gene encoding NADH:ubiquinone reductase (Na(+)-transporting) subunit C encodes the protein MATKKFKCNVCGYIHEGDAAPANCPVCGVPASEFTELKQEKKGMFSDKNGNAYIIMYSTVMVVIVAVLLAVAALALKPRQDANDLNEKKQNILASLSAQDQSYDEYIDAYVVDKEGRRIEGEDVFALLNDLPGTFEAGKFPIFEAKDGRVVIPVTGMGLWGPVWGYVALEKDMDTVSGIIMAHKGETPGLGAEIATPKYQANFVGKTIFEGDKFVSVTLRKGGAKDPAHEVDAISGGTKTSDGVTAMLYNSLENYLPLLEAKRAAATTAPAAKVSNEENVENNE